One Streptococcus sp. S1 DNA window includes the following coding sequences:
- a CDS encoding alpha/beta hydrolase gives MAVMQIEYYSEALKMEWGVSVLYPDASRVEDPADTDIPVLYLLHGMNGNHHSWLKRTNVERILRNTNLIVVLPNTNNGFYTDTQYGYNYYTAIAEELPETLSRFFPNMTKKREKTFIAGLSMGGYGSMLLALKTNRFSHAASFSGALSFHDRDFENNDLEQPAFWKGIFGEIEDWTTSPYSLETVSKKFSDKKTKLWIWCGEQDFLYEANNFEVKELEKLGLDVAYTHSPGKHEWFYWERELEHFLQTLPIDFELEERLS, from the coding sequence ATGGCAGTTATGCAGATTGAGTATTATTCAGAAGCCTTGAAGATGGAGTGGGGCGTGTCCGTCCTTTATCCCGATGCATCGCGCGTGGAAGATCCAGCGGATACGGATATTCCAGTCCTTTATCTCTTACACGGGATGAATGGCAACCACCACTCCTGGTTGAAGCGGACTAATGTGGAGCGCATTTTGCGCAATACCAATCTGATCGTGGTCCTACCAAATACCAATAATGGCTTTTACACAGATACCCAGTATGGCTACAACTACTACACGGCCATTGCGGAGGAATTGCCAGAGACTCTTTCTCGCTTCTTCCCTAATATGACCAAGAAACGGGAGAAGACCTTTATTGCGGGTCTATCCATGGGCGGCTATGGATCAATGCTCTTGGCTCTCAAGACAAATCGTTTCTCCCATGCGGCTAGTTTTTCCGGTGCTCTGAGTTTCCACGATCGGGACTTTGAAAACAATGACTTGGAACAACCAGCTTTTTGGAAGGGGATCTTTGGAGAGATTGAGGATTGGACAACCAGTCCCTATTCGCTAGAGACTGTTTCCAAGAAGTTCTCAGATAAGAAGACCAAACTCTGGATCTGGTGTGGGGAGCAGGATTTCCTCTATGAGGCCAATAATTTTGAAGTCAAGGAACTAGAAAAGTTAGGTTTGGATGTCGCCTATACCCACAGCCCAGGCAAGCACGAATGGTTCTACTGGGAACGTGAGTTGGAGCACTTTTTACAAACTCTGCCAATCGACTTTGAATTAGAAGAAAGATTAAGCTAA
- a CDS encoding ribonuclease J has product MSSIKLVTLGGVRENGKNLYVAEVNDSIFVLDAGLKYPENEQLGVDVVIPNMDYLFENKDRIAGVFLTHGHADAIGALPYLLAEAKVPVFGTELTIELAKLFVKSNDSVKKFNDFHVIDQNSEIDFGDAVVSFFQTTHSIPESIGIVIGTPEGNIVYTGDFKFDQTASESYATDFARLAEIGREGVLALLSDSANADSNIQVASEQEVGDAILDTIADWDGRVIVAAVASNLSRIQQVFDAAAETGRRVVLTGFDVENIVRTAIRLNKLSLANEKLLIKPKEMSRFEDHELIILETGRMGEPINGLRKMSIGRHRYVEIKDGDLVYIVTTPSIAKEAVVARVENMIYQAGGIVKLITSSLRVSGHGNARDLQLMINLLRPKYLFPIQGEYRELDAHARVAMEVGILPENIFIPKRGTVMEYEKGDFVPAGSVSAGDVMIDGNAIGDVGNIVLRDRKVLSEDGIFIVAITVNRKEKKIISKARVHTRGFVYVKKSRDILRESCELVNQSVEDYLTQDSFDWGELKGLVRDNLSKFLFEQTKRRPAILPVVMEVK; this is encoded by the coding sequence GTGAGTAGTATTAAATTAGTCACTCTTGGCGGTGTTCGAGAAAATGGGAAAAATCTCTACGTTGCCGAAGTGAACGATTCGATTTTTGTCTTGGATGCAGGTTTGAAGTATCCAGAAAATGAGCAACTTGGGGTGGATGTCGTTATCCCCAACATGGATTATCTATTTGAAAACAAGGACCGCATTGCGGGTGTTTTCTTGACCCATGGTCATGCGGATGCCATTGGGGCCTTGCCATATCTTTTGGCGGAAGCGAAAGTCCCTGTATTCGGGACCGAGTTGACCATTGAGTTGGCTAAACTCTTTGTAAAAAGCAATGACAGTGTGAAGAAATTCAACGACTTCCATGTCATCGATCAGAATTCTGAGATTGATTTTGGGGATGCCGTCGTCTCTTTCTTCCAAACAACCCACTCCATCCCTGAAAGTATCGGGATTGTGATTGGCACTCCTGAGGGCAATATCGTCTATACAGGAGACTTTAAATTTGACCAAACTGCCAGCGAGTCATACGCGACAGACTTTGCTCGCCTAGCTGAGATTGGACGTGAAGGTGTGCTTGCTCTTTTAAGTGATTCGGCTAATGCGGATAGTAATATTCAAGTTGCCAGTGAGCAAGAAGTAGGCGATGCCATCTTAGATACGATCGCAGACTGGGATGGTCGTGTCATCGTAGCGGCGGTAGCCAGCAACCTCTCTCGGATCCAGCAGGTCTTTGATGCTGCGGCTGAGACTGGCCGTCGAGTGGTCTTGACAGGGTTTGATGTGGAAAACATCGTCCGCACAGCTATTCGCTTGAACAAATTGTCTCTTGCCAACGAAAAACTCTTGATCAAGCCCAAAGAAATGAGCCGTTTCGAGGATCATGAATTGATCATCTTGGAAACAGGCCGGATGGGTGAGCCGATCAACGGTTTGCGCAAGATGTCTATTGGCCGTCACCGCTATGTGGAAATCAAAGATGGGGACTTGGTCTATATTGTCACAACGCCATCTATTGCTAAAGAAGCTGTGGTGGCTCGTGTGGAAAACATGATCTACCAAGCAGGTGGCATTGTCAAATTGATCACGTCAAGCTTGCGCGTATCTGGTCACGGAAACGCACGGGACTTGCAGTTGATGATCAACCTTCTTCGTCCTAAATACCTCTTCCCGATCCAAGGGGAATACCGCGAATTGGATGCCCATGCGCGGGTAGCGATGGAAGTTGGTATCTTGCCTGAAAATATCTTTATTCCAAAACGCGGAACTGTGATGGAGTACGAAAAGGGGGACTTCGTCCCTGCCGGTAGCGTCTCAGCTGGAGATGTCATGATCGATGGGAATGCCATTGGTGATGTGGGCAATATTGTCCTTCGTGACCGCAAGGTCTTGTCAGAAGACGGGATCTTTATCGTGGCGATCACGGTGAATCGCAAAGAGAAGAAGATTATTTCCAAAGCGCGCGTGCACACCCGTGGTTTTGTCTATGTCAAGAAGAGTCGGGATATTCTTCGTGAAAGTTGCGAATTGGTCAACCAAAGCGTTGAAGACTATTTGACACAAGACAGCTTTGACTGGGGTGAGTTAAAAGGTTTGGTACGCGACAACTTGTCTAAGTTCTTATTTGAACAAACCAAACGTCGTCCAGCTATCTTACCAGTCGTGATGGAAGTGAAATAA
- the gltX gene encoding glutamate--tRNA ligase, whose product MAKDIRVRYAPSPTGLLHIGNARTALFNYLYARHHGGTFIIRIEDTDRKRHVEDGERSQLENLRWLGMDWDESPETHENYRQSERLELYQTYIDQLLAEGKAYKSYVTEEELAAERERQEAAGETPRYINEYLGMSEEEKAAYVAEREAAGIIPTVRLAVNESGIYKWHDMVKGDIEFEGGNIGGDWVIQKKDGYPTYNFAVVIDDHDMQISHVIRGDDHIANTPKQLMVYEALGWEAPEFGHMTLIINSETGKKLSKRDTNTLQFIEDYQKKGYLPEAVFNFIALLGWNPGGEDEIFSREELIKLFDENRLSKSPAAFDQKKMDWMSNEYIKNADLETIFELAKPFLEAAGRLTDKAEKLVELYKPQMKSVDEIVPLTDLFFSDFPELTEAEREVMAGETVPTVLEAFKAKLEAMSDDEFVAENIFPQIKAVQKETGIKGKNLFMPIRIAVSGEMHGPELPDTIYLLGREKSIQHIESMLEKIR is encoded by the coding sequence ATGGCAAAAGATATTCGTGTGCGTTATGCACCAAGTCCAACAGGACTACTACACATCGGAAATGCCCGTACAGCATTGTTTAACTACTTGTATGCACGCCACCATGGTGGAACTTTTATTATCCGTATCGAAGATACTGACCGCAAGCGTCATGTCGAAGACGGAGAACGTTCCCAGCTTGAAAACCTTCGTTGGTTGGGCATGGACTGGGATGAAAGTCCAGAGACTCATGAAAATTACCGCCAGTCTGAACGTTTGGAACTCTATCAAACATACATTGACCAACTCTTGGCTGAAGGAAAAGCCTACAAATCTTACGTTACAGAAGAAGAATTGGCAGCGGAACGTGAACGCCAAGAAGCAGCAGGTGAAACACCTCGCTACATCAACGAATACCTTGGTATGAGCGAGGAAGAAAAAGCAGCTTATGTTGCAGAACGTGAAGCCGCAGGTATTATCCCAACTGTTCGTTTGGCAGTTAATGAATCTGGTATCTATAAATGGCATGATATGGTCAAAGGTGATATCGAATTTGAAGGTGGCAATATCGGTGGAGACTGGGTTATCCAAAAGAAAGATGGCTACCCAACTTACAACTTTGCCGTTGTCATTGATGACCACGATATGCAAATTTCTCACGTTATCCGTGGAGATGACCACATTGCCAACACACCAAAACAGCTCATGGTCTATGAAGCGCTTGGTTGGGAAGCACCTGAGTTTGGTCACATGACACTTATCATCAATTCTGAAACTGGTAAGAAGTTATCTAAACGTGATACTAACACCCTTCAATTTATCGAAGATTACCAGAAGAAAGGCTACCTTCCAGAAGCAGTCTTTAACTTTATCGCTCTTCTTGGTTGGAACCCTGGTGGGGAAGACGAAATCTTCTCTCGCGAAGAACTGATTAAACTCTTTGATGAAAACCGTCTCAGCAAGTCTCCAGCAGCCTTCGACCAAAAGAAAATGGACTGGATGAGCAATGAGTATATCAAGAATGCAGATCTTGAGACCATTTTTGAATTGGCAAAACCATTCCTCGAAGCAGCAGGACGTTTGACAGACAAGGCTGAGAAATTGGTGGAACTCTACAAACCACAAATGAAGTCAGTGGATGAAATCGTTCCATTGACGGACCTCTTCTTCTCAGACTTCCCAGAATTGACGGAAGCTGAGCGAGAAGTCATGGCTGGTGAAACCGTTCCAACTGTTCTTGAAGCCTTCAAGGCAAAACTTGAAGCCATGTCAGACGATGAGTTTGTGGCTGAAAATATCTTCCCACAAATCAAAGCGGTTCAAAAAGAAACTGGTATCAAAGGTAAGAACCTCTTTATGCCAATCCGTATTGCCGTTTCAGGTGAAATGCATGGTCCTGAATTGCCAGATACCATCTACTTGCTTGGACGCGAAAAATCCATCCAACATATTGAAAGTATGTTGGAAAAAATCAGATAA
- a CDS encoding accessory Sec-dependent serine-rich glycoprotein adhesin produces the protein MFFKRSNGSFRETDRVTRFKLIKSGKNWLRAATSNLGFFKVVRGQVEELVVAEVSEETTVTATPSRTLLKGILATGAILGGAVVTTAAQADEADAKTATTSELGKDALAEADSVVLGTISVSDSQSMSASESEEASTSLSESASESVSESQSVSTSESEEASTSLSESVSVSDSQSMSASESEEASTSLSESASESVSESQSVSTSESEEASTSLSESVSVSVSESTSESESVSTSESTSESESVSASESTSTSESVSASESTSESESVSASESTSTSESVSASESTSESESVSVSESTSESESVSTSESTSVSESVSTSESTSVSESVSTSESTSVSESVSVSESESTSVLESESVSVSASESTSVLESESVSVSESESTSVLESESVSVSESESTSVLESESVSVSESESTSVLESESVSVSESESTVCWNQNQFQSASESTSVLVSVSVSESESTSVLESESVSVSASESTSVLESESVSVSESESTSVLESESVSVSESESTSVLESESVSVSESESTSVLESESVSVSESESTSVLESESESVSASESTSVLESESVSVSESESTSMLESESVSVSESESTSVLESESVSVSESESTSVLESESVSVSASESTSVLESESVSVSESESTSVLESESVSVSESESTSVLESESVSVSESESTSVLESESVSVSESESTSVLESESESVSASESTSVLESESVSVSESESTSVLESESVSVSESESTSVLESESVSVSESESTSVLESESVSVSESESTSVLESESVSVSESESTSVLESESVSASESTSVSASESVSETQSMSTSESEETSSSLSESVSESVSETQSVSTSESEEASTSLSESVSESVSETQSMSTSESEETSTSLSESVSESVSETQSVSTSESEEASTSLSESVSESVSETQSMSTSESEETSSSLSESVSESVSETQSMSTSESEETSSSLSESVSESVSETQSVSTSESEEASTSLSESVSESVSETQSVSTSESEEASTSLSESVSESVSETQSVSTSESEEASTSLSESVSESVSETQSMSTSESEETSSSLSESVSESVSETQSVSTSESEEASTSLSESVSESVSETQSMSTSESEETSSSLSESVSESVSRSTTTSVSASSSESTTTSTSTSASYLGSMSQTRSQSESSSSSQKYRGSEGILPETGTATSTGMFAAGASALLAGIAALGRRKKKDEN, from the coding sequence ATGTTTTTTAAACGTTCTAATGGGTCATTTCGTGAAACCGATCGTGTGACTCGATTTAAATTAATCAAATCCGGGAAAAATTGGCTTCGTGCAGCAACTTCCAATTTGGGCTTTTTTAAAGTTGTCCGTGGTCAGGTTGAAGAACTGGTTGTAGCAGAAGTCTCTGAGGAAACGACAGTGACAGCAACTCCAAGTCGGACTTTGTTGAAGGGGATCTTAGCAACTGGTGCTATTCTTGGGGGTGCAGTAGTGACGACAGCAGCACAAGCTGATGAAGCAGATGCTAAAACGGCAACAACATCTGAACTCGGCAAAGATGCTCTTGCTGAAGCAGATAGCGTAGTTCTTGGGACGATTTCAGTATCTGACTCCCAATCTATGAGCGCCTCAGAATCAGAAGAAGCATCAACTTCACTCAGTGAGTCCGCCTCAGAGTCCGTTTCAGAATCCCAATCCGTGAGCACCTCAGAGTCGGAAGAGGCTTCTACATCTTTGAGTGAGTCGGTTTCAGTATCTGACTCCCAATCTATGAGCGCCTCAGAATCAGAAGAAGCATCGACTTCACTCAGTGAGTCCGCCTCAGAGTCCGTTTCAGAATCCCAATCCGTGAGCACCTCAGAGTCGGAAGAGGCTTCTACATCTTTGAGTGAGTCGGTTTCAGTTTCAGTATCTGAGTCAACAAGCGAATCGGAATCAGTTTCGACATCTGAGTCAACAAGCGAATCAGAATCAGTTTCAGCGTCTGAGTCAACAAGCACGTCCGAATCAGTCTCAGCGTCTGAGTCAACAAGCGAATCAGAATCAGTTTCAGCGTCTGAGTCAACAAGCACGTCCGAATCAGTCTCAGCGTCTGAGTCAACAAGCGAATCAGAATCAGTTTCAGTATCTGAGTCAACAAGCGAATCAGAATCAGTTTCGACATCTGAGTCAACAAGCGTATCGGAATCAGTTTCGACATCTGAGTCAACAAGTGTATCGGAATCAGTTTCAACATCTGAGTCAACAAGTGTATCGGAATCAGTTTCAGTCTCAGAGTCTGAGTCAACCAGTGTGTTGGAATCAGAATCAGTTTCAGTTTCAGCATCTGAGTCAACCAGTGTGTTGGAATCAGAATCAGTTTCAGTCTCAGAGTCTGAGTCAACCAGTGTGTTGGAATCAGAATCAGTTTCAGTCTCAGAGTCTGAGTCAACCAGTGTGTTGGAATCAGAATCAGTTTCAGTCTCAGAGTCTGAGTCAACCAGTGTGTTGGAATCAGAATCAGTTTCAGTCTCAGAGTCTGAGTCAACAGTGTGTTGGAATCAGAATCAGTTTCAGTCAGCATCTGAGTCAACCAGTGTGTTGGTGTCAGTTTCAGTCTCAGAGTCTGAGTCAACCAGTGTGTTGGAATCAGAATCAGTTTCAGTTTCAGCATCTGAGTCAACCAGTGTGTTGGAATCAGAATCAGTTTCAGTCTCAGAGTCTGAGTCAACCAGTGTGTTGGAATCAGAATCAGTTTCAGTCTCAGAGTCTGAGTCAACCAGTGTGTTGGAATCAGAATCAGTTTCAGTCTCAGAGTCTGAGTCAACCAGTGTGTTGGAATCAGAATCAGTTTCAGTCTCAGAGTCTGAGTCAACCAGTGTGTTGGAATCAGAATCAGAATCAGTTTCAGCATCTGAGTCAACCAGTGTGTTGGAATCAGAATCAGTTTCAGTCTCAGAGTCTGAGTCAACCAGTATGTTGGAATCAGAATCAGTTTCAGTCTCAGAGTCTGAGTCAACCAGTGTGTTGGAATCAGAATCAGTTTCAGTCTCAGAGTCTGAGTCAACCAGTGTGTTGGAATCAGAATCAGTTTCAGTTTCAGCATCTGAGTCAACCAGTGTGTTGGAATCAGAATCAGTTTCAGTCTCAGAGTCTGAGTCAACCAGTGTGTTGGAATCAGAATCAGTTTCAGTCTCAGAGTCTGAGTCAACCAGTGTGTTGGAATCAGAATCAGTTTCAGTCTCAGAGTCTGAGTCAACCAGTGTGTTGGAATCAGAATCAGTTTCAGTCTCAGAGTCTGAGTCAACCAGTGTGTTGGAATCAGAATCAGAATCAGTTTCAGCATCTGAGTCAACCAGTGTGTTGGAATCAGAATCAGTTTCAGTCTCAGAGTCTGAGTCAACCAGTGTGTTGGAATCAGAATCAGTTTCAGTCTCAGAGTCTGAGTCAACCAGTGTGTTGGAATCAGAATCAGTTTCAGTCTCAGAGTCTGAGTCAACCAGTGTGTTGGAATCAGAATCAGTTTCAGTCTCAGAGTCTGAGTCAACCAGTGTGTTGGAATCAGAATCAGTTTCAGTCTCAGAGTCTGAGTCAACCAGTGTGTTGGAATCAGAATCAGTTTCAGCATCTGAGTCAACAAGTGTGTCCGCTTCAGAATCTGTATCAGAAACTCAATCCATGAGCACATCAGAGTCTGAAGAAACATCTAGCTCCTTGAGCGAATCGGTTTCAGAGTCTGTGTCAGAAACTCAATCCGTAAGCACTTCAGAATCAGAAGAAGCGTCAACTTCCTTGAGTGAGTCTGTTTCAGAATCTGTGTCAGAAACTCAATCCATGAGCACATCAGAGTCTGAAGAAACATCTACTTCACTCAGTGAGTCTGTTTCAGAATCTGTGTCAGAAACCCAATCAGTAAGCACCTCAGAGTCAGAAGAAGCGTCAACTTCACTCAGTGAGTCTGTTTCAGAATCTGTGTCAGAAACTCAATCCATGAGCACATCAGAGTCTGAAGAAACATCTAGCTCCTTGAGTGAGTCTGTTTCAGAATCTGTGTCAGAAACTCAATCCATGAGCACATCAGAGTCTGAAGAAACATCTAGCTCCTTGAGCGAATCGGTTTCAGAGTCTGTGTCAGAAACTCAATCCGTAAGCACTTCAGAATCAGAAGAAGCGTCAACTTCCTTGAGTGAGTCTGTTTCAGAGTCTGTGTCAGAAACTCAATCCGTAAGCACTTCAGAATCAGAAGAAGCGTCAACTTCCTTGAGTGAGTCTGTTTCAGAATCTGTGTCAGAAACTCAATCCGTAAGCACTTCAGAATCAGAAGAAGCGTCAACTTCCTTGAGTGAGTCTGTTTCAGAATCTGTGTCAGAAACTCAATCCATGAGCACATCAGAGTCTGAAGAAACATCTAGCTCCTTGAGCGAATCGGTTTCAGAGTCTGTGTCAGAAACTCAATCCGTAAGCACTTCAGAATCAGAAGAAGCGTCAACTTCACTCAGTGAGTCTGTTTCAGAATCTGTGTCAGAAACTCAATCCATGAGCACATCAGAGTCTGAAGAAACATCTAGCTCCTTGAGCGAATCGGTTTCAGAGTCTGTGTCAAGATCGACAACGACTTCAGTAAGTGCATCAAGTTCTGAATCGACAACGACGTCAACAAGTACGTCAGCTTCTTATTTAGGGTCAATGAGTCAGACTAGATCACAATCTGAATCGTCAAGCTCTTCCCAAAAATATAGAGGGTCAGAAGGAATTCTTCCAGAAACAGGAACAGCAACGTCAACAGGTATGTTTGCAGCAGGAGCATCTGCGCTTCTTGCAGGTATTGCTGCCTTGGGTCGTCGTAAGAAAAAGGATGAGAATTAA
- a CDS encoding ABC transporter ATP-binding protein — translation MTAIVELKNVTKAVSNGMNEEKVILDDVSLEIREHDFITILGGNGAGKSTLFNTIAGTLPVSSGKIYILGEDVTNYSPEKRAKYLSRVFQDPKMGTAPRMTVAENLLVAKFRGEKRGLIPRHLASYKEEFQTVLAKIGNGLEHHIDTAVEFLSGGQRQALSLLMATLKRPELLLLDEHTAALDPKTSQALMTLTDEFVKQDALTALMITHHMEDALKYGNRLIVMKDGHIVQDLNQEEKAQMTIADYYQLFEKD, via the coding sequence ATGACAGCAATTGTAGAATTAAAAAATGTAACCAAAGCCGTGAGCAATGGGATGAACGAAGAAAAAGTCATTCTGGATGATGTTTCCTTGGAAATTCGAGAGCATGATTTTATCACGATTTTGGGGGGCAATGGAGCTGGAAAATCAACCCTCTTTAATACCATTGCAGGGACGCTTCCGGTGAGCAGTGGGAAGATTTATATTTTGGGGGAAGATGTAACCAACTATTCTCCTGAAAAGAGAGCCAAGTACCTATCGCGGGTCTTTCAAGATCCTAAAATGGGGACAGCGCCTCGCATGACGGTTGCGGAAAACCTCTTGGTAGCGAAGTTTCGCGGAGAAAAACGTGGCTTGATTCCGCGTCACTTAGCCAGCTATAAAGAAGAGTTTCAAACAGTCCTTGCTAAGATCGGCAATGGTTTGGAACATCATATCGACACAGCCGTTGAGTTTCTATCAGGGGGGCAACGACAAGCCTTGAGCCTGTTGATGGCGACACTGAAACGTCCAGAACTCTTGCTTTTAGATGAACACACTGCTGCCTTGGATCCAAAAACCAGTCAGGCGCTCATGACCTTAACGGATGAGTTTGTGAAACAAGATGCCCTCACAGCTCTTATGATCACCCACCATATGGAAGATGCTTTGAAATATGGAAATCGTTTGATTGTCATGAAAGACGGACACATCGTCCAAGACCTCAATCAAGAAGAAAAAGCCCAAATGACCATCGCAGACTATTATCAATTGTTTGAGAAAGACTAA
- a CDS encoding ABC transporter permease, whose product MINSIVSQGLIWAILGLGIFMTFRILDFPDMTTEGSFPLGGAVAVTLITKGVNPLLATLAAIGAGCLAGLATGLLYTKGRIPTLLSGILVMTSCNSVILFVMQRANLGLLGYKKIQEFLPFASGFNEILIGLIFVTLVILGLIFFLDTRLGQAYIATGDNPDMAKSFGINTDRMELMGLVISNGIIALSGALMAQQEGYADASRGIGVIVIGLASLIIGEVLFSNVTLTERLLSIAIGSIAYQFLIWAVIALGINTSYIRIFSALILAICLMIPTFKGKIMKGAKLSK is encoded by the coding sequence ATGATTAATTCAATTGTTTCACAAGGTTTGATTTGGGCCATTTTAGGGTTAGGAATCTTTATGACGTTCCGAATTCTAGATTTTCCAGATATGACGACAGAAGGGTCCTTCCCGCTTGGAGGAGCGGTGGCGGTGACCTTGATTACCAAAGGGGTCAATCCACTCCTTGCAACGCTGGCTGCTATTGGAGCAGGGTGCTTGGCGGGACTTGCGACGGGCCTTCTCTACACAAAAGGGAGAATCCCGACACTCTTGTCAGGGATCCTCGTGATGACATCTTGTAACTCGGTCATTCTCTTTGTCATGCAGCGGGCTAATTTGGGACTTCTGGGCTATAAAAAAATTCAGGAATTTCTTCCTTTTGCCAGTGGGTTCAATGAGATTCTGATTGGCTTGATTTTCGTAACGCTTGTGATCCTTGGTTTGATCTTCTTCTTAGATACACGCTTGGGTCAAGCCTATATTGCGACAGGGGACAACCCAGATATGGCCAAGAGCTTTGGGATCAACACTGACCGGATGGAATTGATGGGCTTGGTCATTTCAAATGGGATTATTGCTCTTTCTGGTGCACTGATGGCCCAACAAGAAGGCTATGCGGATGCTTCACGTGGGATTGGTGTCATCGTTATTGGGCTTGCCAGTCTCATTATTGGAGAGGTTCTCTTTTCAAATGTCACCTTGACAGAGCGTTTGCTCAGTATTGCGATCGGATCGATCGCCTATCAATTTTTGATTTGGGCCGTGATTGCGCTTGGCATCAATACCAGCTATATTCGAATCTTCAGTGCCTTGATCTTGGCTATCTGCCTGATGATTCCAACCTTTAAGGGAAAAATCATGAAGGGAGCGAAACTCAGTAAATGA